Genomic window (Streptomyces sp. LX-29):
GGGGCGGTCGCGGCGGCGTCCGGCGACGCGCCGGGCGTCTCCAGGCCGCTCACCAGGGCGTGGATGGCCGCCTCCACCCGCTGGCAGGCCGCGGTCAGCCGGGCGTCGCGCGAGGCGTCGGGGTGGGGGTCCGCGGCCAGCTCGGCCAGCCCCCGCACCTGGCGGGCGCAGTCGTCGAGCAGCACCATGACCCGCCGGGCGCGGGCCTTGCGGGCGCGCAGCGGACTGAGCGGGTGCAGCAGCGGGGCCAGCGACAGCCGCACGCGCCCCAGCAGCAGCTCCAGCTCGGCGACGTGCGGCGCGGGGTCGGCCACCGGCACGGCGACCGACCCGCCCGGCACCGTTTCCGCGGAGCCCGCGGCCCCGTCCGCCGTCTCGCCCGCCAGGCGCCGGGCCGCGGCCGCGGTGGCGGCGCGCACCGCGTGCAGGGCGCGCTGGATCCAGGCGTCGGTGGCCGCATGGGTGGTCACCGGGAGCACCAGGGCGACGGCGATCACCGCGGCGAGGGCGCCCACGCCGGTCTGCGCCAGCCGCAGCCCGAGCAGCCCGAGGTGCAGCACCCCGAGGAGGCCGTACAGCAGGGAGGCCATCACGGTGACGAAGAACATCATCCAGCTGTACGAGAGCGGCGCGGTGTAGAAGATCCCGAAGACGCAGACGGCGATCAGCACGGCCGACGGCGCGGTCGCGCCGTGCAGCGGCACCGCGACGAAGACGCCGAGCACGATGCCGGTCACCGTGCCGACGATGCGGCGGAAGCCGCGGACCAGGGTCTCCCCGCGGGAGGCCGTGTTGACGAAGATCCACCAGGCCGCGCCGACCGCCCAGTACCAGCGCTCGTGCGAGACCACCTGTCCGACCGCGAGCGCCAGACCACAGGCGAAGGCCGCCTGGAACGCCTGGCGGGTGGTGGGCCGCGCCAGTCCGCGGGTCGCCGGGGGCGCGGGCACCGCGGGGGGCGGCGCCCCGCGCTCGATGCACCACAGCCCGAAGCGGACCAGGGAGGACGCGGTCAGCGCCAGGACCGTGGCCGCGTACAGTCCGGGCAGCTGCCCGGGGACGGCGTGCAGGAACTGCGCCATGAAGAACGTCATGAACGCGAAGACGCCCAGGGCGTGCCCGCGCGGACCCCAGCGGCGGGCGTAGACCCCGGCGAAGACGATCACGAGAAAGACGGCGTCGCGCACCAGGGTGTGGTCATGGAGGACCGCGGCCAGCGCGAGCACCGGGAAGCCCACGACCGGCAGCAGCACGGTGGTGCGGGCCTGGGCGCCGACCGTGGCGTCGGTGACCGTGAAGAGGGCCAGCAGCGCGGCCAGGCCGCCGGCGATGGCCGCGACGAGCGAACCGGTGGCCAGGGCCGAGACGGCCACGGCCAGCGCGACGCCGACCACAGCCCGGCCGGACGTGCGCAGCCGTAGCCGGCCCGGGTCCGGAGCCGTGAACATCCCCTTCAGCACCGCTGGTGGCCCCCTCTGGGGTCGCGCGAGCGCGACGCGTGATCGCGACGAACCCTGTGAACGCAATGAACTCAATAAAAGAAGGCGCCGCGGTATCCGCAGCGCCATCGACTGCCTTCAATCAAAGCATCCAACCACCCGCTGGCTCAAGACATCCCCGAACCGCTGGTCCATTGGCACACTCGGCAAGCCCTTCCGTTCACCGTCGGGGGGCCAACGGCCCGTGCCCGGTCCCTCCAGGCGTATCCCGGCGATTTGCGAGCGAAACGCGAGAGGCGCACGGTGAGACCAGGAATGTCCGCATCCGCCGAAGGGGCGCTGATGTCATGAGCAAAGGCAAGGCCAAGGCGAAGCAAGTCAAGGGCAAGCTGAAGGAGACCACCGGCAAGGCCACCGGCGACCGGTCGATGCAGGCCGAGGGCAAGGCGGAGCAGGTCCAGGGCAAGACGCAGGAGGTCGCCGAGGACGCGGCCGAGCGGGCTCGCAAGGGGCTCAAGCCGTAATCCGTCCGTCCGGGTACGCCGTCGCCGCGTCTCCGCACAGCAGGATGCCGTCCGCTCCCCGCCCGTCGGGGGCGGCGGCATCCGATCGTCCGGCCCCGCCCGCCGCCTCGGGCAACGCCGCCACTCCATGACGTCACCCCCTCCTTACGGCGTGTCACGTTCCCCTGAGTGGGCCATTGGTATATTCACTGGCCTCTTTCCGTGACCAGAAGGAGGCCGTCCCGTCATGGCCGACTCGGTGGACGCGCTCGACGCGAAGATTCTCCGGCTGCTGCTGGAGCAGCCTCGCACCAGCGCACGGGAGTACGCGCGACTGCTGGGCATCGCCCGGGGCACGCTCCAGGCGCGGCTGGACCGACTGGAACGGGACGGGGTGATCACCGCCTACGGGCCGTTCCTCTCCCCCGCCGCACTCGGCCACCCGGTGCTGGCCTTCATCCACGTCGAGGTCACCCAGGGCCATCTGGAGGACGTCGGGGACGCGCTCGCCGCGGTGCCGGAGATCATCGAGGCGTTCTCCATCACGGGCGCGGGGGACCTGCTGACCAGGGCCGTCGCGCGCGACAACGAACACCTGGAAGACATCGTGCAGCGGATAGTGCGGCTTCCGGGGGTGGTGCGCACCCGCACCGAGATGGCGCTGCGCGAGCGTGTGCCGTACCGGATCCTGCCGCTGGTCAACGCGGTGGGTCAGGCGGCCGGGCCGGCCACCCGCCACACGCCCTGACCCGGCTCCGGGGCCACACCGCCACACCGCACCTGCCCCGGAAGGCTGAGCCTTCCGGGGCAGGTGCGGTGGAGCTCACCGCGGCGTCACCCGGAGGCGACCTCACGCCAGCCGCGGGCCAGGGTCTGCTTGGCCGCGGCCTGCTGGGCCTCGGTGGGGAAGGACGGGACACCGATCACCGGCGGCAGCTTGGCCGCGGCATTCCTGTCCAGCGTGCCGTCCTTGGCCATGGCGGTCATCAGCGCCGGGCGGGCGTAGCCGTAGAGATAGGTGTTCTGCCCCTCGGCGCTGTAGACGTACTCCTGCCACAGACGGGCCGCGGCGGGGTGCGGCGCGTCCTTGTTGATCGCCTGCGAGTAGTACTGGGCGAACTCGCCGTCGTCGGGGACCTCGACCTGCCAGTCCACGCCCTTGGCCTTGAGCTTCTGGGCATAGCCGACGTTGAGGTAGTCCCAGTCGATGATGATCGGCGTCTGGCCCGCCACGATGGTGGCGGGCGTGGGCTCGACCGTGGCGTACTTGCCGTTCCGCTTCAGCTCCGCGAAGAAGTCCAGGCCGGGCTGGATGTTCTCGAAGGAGCCGCCGTTGGCCAGGGCGGCCGCGTAGACGGCGGCGAAGGCGGCTCCGGCCTTGGTCGGGTCGCCGTTCAGGGCGACCTTCCCGGTGAACTCGGGCTTCAGCAGATCGGCGAAGGTCTTCGGGCAGTTGGTGATCCGCTCGGCGTCGCAGCCGATGGAGATGTAGCCGCCGTAGTCGTTGTACCAGCGGGCCTTGGCGTCCTTCTGGGTCTCGGGGATGTGGTCGAAGTCGGCGACCCGGTACGGGGCCAGCAGGCCCTGGTCGGCGGCGCCCACGGCGAAGGAGCTGCCCAGGTCGACCACGTCCGGGGCGTTGTCCCGGCCCTTGCGGGAGGTGATGGCGTTGATCTCGTCCTGGCTGGAGCCGTTCGGGTTCTCGACCTTCACCTCGATCCCGTACTGGTCCTGGAAGCCGTCGATCAGCTGGCCGTAGTTGGCCCAGTCACGCGGCAGGGCGATCGCGTTGAGCGTGCCCTCCTGCTGGGCCGCGGTGATGAGGGCGTTCATCCCGCCCATCTCCTCGGCCGAGGTCGCGGTCTTCGCGTTCTTCCCGTCCGTCGAGACGGAGTCCTCCTTGGTACCGCACGCGCTCAGGGCGACGACCGTGACAGCGAGGCCGCAGGTCAGCGCGGCCACTCGGGGAAGGGCCGGCAACCTGTTACGGAACGTGATCACGATGTCTCCTCGATGCTGTCGATACCCGCGGCCACCTGGGCGAAGCCGCGCGGCCTGTCTGCCCGGGCCGGGGGTCAGTACGCACGCCATCGGTGTACGGGAGGTGAACACAAGGAGAAGAATGAGGCGCGATGGGGGCACGATCGGATCGACTTCGATCATTTCCTCACCGAGCGTGACCCGATCATCACCGTGACCAGCCGATGACCGGGATACACGCCCAGATCACCCCACCATGCACGGAAATACCGGGCAACAGCGATATGCCAGGGGATGTCCAGCCCGGTCAGCCCAGGAAGCTCAAGCGCACCTGACGGTGCGGGTTGTCGCCGTTCGTGTCGACGAGGCAGACCGACTGCCAGGTGCCGAGCACCAGCCTGCCGCCGACGACCGGGAGGGTCGCGTGCGGCGGGACGAGGGCGGGCAGGACGTGGTCGCGGCCGTGACCGGGGCTGCCGTGGCGGTGCAGCCAGCGGTCGTCGGCCGGCAGCAGCTCGCGCAGGGCGGCCAGCAGGTCGTCGTCGCTGCCGGCGCCGGTCTCCAGCACCGCCAGGCCGGCCGTGGCGTGCGGTACGAAGACGTTGAGCAGCCCGTCGCGACCGTCCGCCCGCTCCCGCAGGAACGCCTCGCAGGTGGCGGTCAGGTCGACGACGACCTCGTCGGTGCCGGTCGTGATGTCCAGGACCTGGGTGTGGAAGTTCTGCGTCATGCCTCCATCCTCGTACGGCGGGCGAGCCCCGGACGAGCCCGAGACGGACTCCGGCCCGGGACGGACTGCGGCCCCGGACGGACTCCGGCCCCGGCCCGGGCGCCGGTCCCGGTCGCCACGGCCGGGAAGATCCACGACCCCGCCACCGTTAGTAGAAGCGTGAACGACATTGCCCCCGGGGCACGCGAAGTGGACGTCGTCGTCATCGGCGCGGGACAAGCGGGGCTGTCCAGCGCCTACCACCTGCGCCGAGTGGGATACGAGCCGGACCGGGACTTCGTCGTCCTGGACCGCTCCCCGCGGCCCGGCGGAGCCTGGCAGTTCCGCTGGCCGACGCTCACCTACGGCAAGGTGCACGGCATGCACGCCCTGCCCGGCATGGAGCTGACCGAGGCCGACCCCGGCCGCGCCTCGTCCGAGGTGATCGGCGACTACTTCGACGGCTACGAGCGCGCCTTCGACCTGCGGGTGCACCGCCCGGTGGACGTCTTCGCGGTGCGCGAGGGCGAGGGCGGCCGGCTGCTGGTGGAGACCTCCGAGGGGACGTACGCCGCCCGTGCGCTGATCAACGCCACCGGTACCTGGGAAAGGCCGTTCTGGCCCGGCTACCCCGGACAGGCGGACTTCCGCGGCCGCCAAGTGCACACGGCGAACTACCCCGGCCCCGAACCGTTCACGGGGCGACGGGTGATCGTCGTGGGCGGCGGCACCTCCGCCGTGCAGCACCTGCTGGAGATCGCCGAGGTGGCGGCCGAGACCACCTGGGTGACCCGGCGGCCGCCGGCCTTCCGCGAGGGACCGTTCACCGAGGACCGGGGGCGGACGGCGGTCGCCCTGGTGGAGGACCGGGTGCGGCAGGGCCTGCCGCCGCGCAGCGTGGTCTCCGTGACCGGGCTGGCGATGACGGACGCGGTGCGACGGGGGTTGGCCGACGGGGTGCTGGACCGGCTGCCGATGTTCGACCGGATCACCCCTTCCGGCGTGGCCTGGGCCGACGGCCGCACGGTCGACGCCGATGTGATCCTGTGGGCCACGGGCTTCCGTGCCGTCATCGACCACCTGGCGCCGTTGCGACTGCGCGAGCCGGGCGGCGGCATCGCCCTGGACGGCACCCGCACCCGCCGCGACCCACGCGTCCACCTCGTCGGCTACGGCCCCTCCGCGAGCACCGTCGGGGCCAACCGGGCCGGACGCGCCGCCGTGCGGGACATCCGCGCACTGCTGTCCCCCTCCGCCGGAGCGGGTCCCGCGCGCGCCGCTTCACAGCCTCTCCGCGCTGCGGCAGTATGAGCCGACGGGTGATCAGACGTCAGGAGGAGGGCTGAGGTCCCGTGCGCGTAGCGCTGTTCGTCACCTGCGTCAACGACACGCTCTACCCGCGCACCGGACGGGCCGTCGTCACCCTGCTGGAACGGCTCGGCGTCGAGGTCGACTTCCCCGCCGCGCAGAGCTGCTGCGGCCAGCCGCAGTACAACACCGGCTACCGGCACCAGGCCGAGCCGCTGGTGCGCCGCTACGCCGCCGCCTTCCGGGGCTACGACTACGTCGTCACCCCGTCCGGGTCGTGTGCGGCGATGGTCCGGGACAACTATCCGCGGATCGGCGCCAGGGCCGCGGCCGAGGGGCGCGGCCGGGAGCTGACCGAGGCCGCAGAGAGCGCCGTGCCGAAGACGTACGAACTCACCGAGTTCCTGGTCGACGTGTTGCGCGTGACCGACGTGGGGGCGTACTTCCCGCACACCGTCACCTACCACCCCACCTGCCACGGGCTGCGGCTGCTGGGCCTTCGCGACCGGCCGCGCCGGCTGCTGGCGGCGGTGCGCGGGCTGAAGCTGGTCGAGCTGCCCGGGGCGGAGGAGTGCTGCGGCTTCGGCGGCACGTTCGCCGTCAAGAACGCGGCCGTGTCCGCCGCGATGGGCGCCGACAAGGCCCGCCATATCGCCGCGACCGGCGCCGAGACGGTCTGCACGGTCGACAACTCCTGCCGGCTGCACATCGGTGGCACGCTCGCCCGCCGGGGCTCGCCGGTCCGCCCGGTCCATCTGGCGGAGATCCTGGCCAGCACGGAGGGAGACATCTGGTGAGCGGCACCTTCCTCGGCATGCCGGCGCCTCCGGCGCCCTCCGGAGGCGACCGGGGCGCGATGCCGCCCCGCGCCGCGTTTCCCCGGGCCGCCGCGGCCGCCGTCGGCGACGCCCGGCTGCGCGCCAACCTCCGGCACGCCACGCACACCATCCGCGCCAAGCGCGCCGCGGCCGTCGCCGAACTGCCCGACTGGGAGCTGCTCCGGGCCGCCGGGGCGGCGATCAAGGACCGCACGCTGCGGCATCTGGACCACTACCTGCCGCGGCTGGAGGAGGCGGTCACGGCCGCCGGCGGGCGGGTGCACTGGGCGGCGGACGCGGCCGAGGCCAACCGGATCGTCGTCGACCTCGTGCGCGCCACCGGCGAGACCGAGGTGGTCAAGGTCAAGTCGATGGCCACCCAGGAGATCGGGCTGAACGCCGCGCTCGCCCGGGAGGGCATCACCGCCTACGAGACGGATCTGGCCGAGTTGATCGTGCAGTTGGGCGACGATCTGCCCTCGCACATCCTGGTCCCGGCCATCCACCGCAACCGGGGCGAGATCCGCGACATCTTCGCCCGGCGGATGGGGGACTGGGGCCGCCCGGCGCCGGAGGGCCTCGGCGACACGCCCGCGGAGCTGGCCGAGGCCGCCAGGCTCCATCTGCGGGAGAAGTTCCTGACCGCCAAGGTCGGCGTCTCGGGGGCCAACTTCATGGTGGCCGAGACCGGCACGATGGTCGTGGTGGAGTCCGAGGGCAACGGGCGGATGTGTCTGACCCTGCCCGAGACCCTCATCTCCGTCGTCGGGGTGGAGAAGGTGGTGCCGACCTGGCGTGACCTGGAGGTCTTCCTCCAGTTGCTGCCGCGCTCCTCCACCGCAGAGCGGATGAACCCGTACACCTCCACCTGGACCGGCACCACCGACGGCGACGGACCACACGTCTTCCACCTGGTGCTGCTCGACAACGGCCGCACCGACGCCCTCGCCGACACCGTCGGCCGCCAGGCCCTGCGCTGCATCCGCTGCTCGGCGTGTCTCAACGTCTGCCCGGTCTACGAGCGGGCCGGCGGGCATGCCTACGGCTCGGCCTATCCGGGCCCCATCGGCGCCATCCTCACCCCGCAGCTGCGCGGCACCGGCACCCCGCTGGACGCCTCACTGCCATACGCCTCCTCGCTCTGCGGCGCCTGCTACGAGGTGTGTCCGGTCGCCATCGACATCCCCGAGGTCCTGGTGCACCTGCGCGAACGGGTCGTCCAGGGCGGCCAGGTGACGCTGCGCGGCACCCGCACGGTGATCAAACCGGCCCGGGGGCACGCCGCCGAGCGGGCCGCGCTGCGGGCCGCGGCCTGGGCCTTCGACCATCCCGGCGTGCTGCGCGCCGGCCAGCGGCTGGCCGCCCGCACCCTCCGGCTGCACCCGCGCCGGCTGCCCGGCCCCGGCCGGGCCTGGAGCGACTCCCGCGCGCTGCCCGAGGTGCCGGCGGAGTCGTTCCGCGACTGGTGGCTGCGTACGCGCGGCGAGAGGGACTCCCATGAGCAGCCGTGATCTGATCCTGGCCCGGATCCGCCGCGCCCTCACCGACGTCCCGCGGAGCGAGACCCCCGCCGACGTCCCGGTCGACCGGGGCTATGCGCGGACGCACGGCGAGCGCACGGCGGCCGAACGGGTCGCGCTGCTGGCCGAGAACCTCGCCGACTACCGCGCCCGGGTGCACCGCACGGACGCCGCCGGACTCCCCGGACTCCTCGCCCGGCTGCTCGCGGACCGCGGCGCCCGCACGGTGCTGGTGCCGGCCGGACTGCCGACCGACTGGCTCGCCAAGACCGGGAGCGGGACCGGGAGCGCGAGCGGGGCCGGGGCCGGCGCCGAGCCCGGGTCCGGCAGCGGGACCGCGCGGCGGGTGGTGGACGCGGCGGAGCGGACGCCGCGGGAGCTCGCCGCCGTCGACAGCGTCGTCACCGGCTGCGCCGTCGCCATCGCCGAGACCGGCACCCTGGTCCTGGACGGCGGGCCCGACCAGGGCCGACGCCGCGTCAGCCTGGTGCCCGACCACCACGTCTGCGTCGTCCGGGTGCCGGAGCAGGTGGTGGACTCGGTGCCGCAGGCGCTCGACCGTCTGGACCCCGCCCGCCCGCTGACCTGGATCTCCGGCCCGTCCGCCACCAGCGACATCGAGCTGAACCGGGTCGAGGGGGTCCATGGACCACGCACGCTGGACGTGATTCTCGTCGCTGACTGAGCAGACCGAGGAGACCCATGAGCCGCTCCCCCGACCAGCAGCCCGCCCCCGCACTGCGCTACTACGAGGACGTGTCGCCCGGCAGCGGCACCCTGCCGCCCCGCGCCTGGCACGCCGCCTCCAGCGCGCCGCGGCTGTCGTTGAACGGGACCTGGCGGTTCCGGCTCGCGCCCTCCGCCGACGCCGAGGACGACTCCTTCGCCCGGCCCGGGTACGACGCCTCCGACTGGGACGAGCTGGCGGTGCCCGGCCACTGGGTGCTCCAGGGCCACGGCTCCCCCGCCTACACCAACACCGGCTACCCCTTCCCCGTCGACCCGCCCCGCACCCCGGACGAGAACCCCACCGGCGACCACCGCCGCGTCTTCGACCTGCCCGCGGACTGGCCCGCGGCCGGGGCGGCCACGCTGCGCTTCGAGGGCGTGGAGTCCTGTGCCCGGGTCTGGCTGAACGGGGCGGAGCTGGGCACCTTCCAGGGCAGCCGACTGCCGCACGAGTTCGCCGTCGGGCACCTGCTCCGACCACGCGGCAACGTGCTGGCCGTACGGGTGCACCAGTGGTCCGCCGGCAGCTACCTGGAGGACCAGGACCAGTGGTGGCTGCCGGGGATCTTCCGCGACGTGGCCCTGGAGCACCGCCCCGAGGGCGCCGTCCGGGACGTCTTCGTGCACGCCTCCTACGACCACACCACCGGCACCGGCACGCTCCGCGTCGACGCCGAGCCGGGCGGTCGGGTGAGCGTGCCGGAGCTCGGCCTGGAGCTCGCCGCCGGGGAGCGCGCCACCGCGCCCGTGGAGCCGTGGACCGCCGAGACGCCACGCCTCTACGCGGCCGAGCTGACGACGGCGGGCGAGCGCGTCCCGCTGCGCCTCGGCTTCCGCACGGTGGCCGTCGAGGGCGGGCTGCTGACGGTCAACGGCCGACGGGTGCTGCTGCGCGGCGTGAACCGGCACGAGTTCCAGCCCGAGCGGGGCCGCGCCCTGGACCCGGAGACGATGCGCCGCGACGTGGAGCTGATGAAGCGGCACAACATCAACGCCGTGCGCACCAGCCACTACCCGCCGCACCCGGCCTTCCTGGACCTCTGCGACGAGCTGGGCCTGTGGGTGATCGACGAGTGCGATCTGGAGACCCACGGCTTCCACGCGGTCGGCTGGCGCGGCAATCCCGTCGACGACGACCGCTGGACCCCGGCGCTGCTGGACCGCGCGGCCCGCATGGTCGAGCGCGACAAGAACCACCCCTCGGTGATCATGTGGTCGCTGGGCAACGAGTGCGGCACCGGCCGGGGGCTGACCGCCATGGCCCGCTGGATCCGGGAGCGCGACCCGGACCGGCTGGTCCACTACGAGGGCGATCTGTCCTGCCGGGACACCGACGTCTACTCGCGGATGTACGCGCCACACGAGGAGGTGGAGCGGATCGGTCGGCGCGCCGAGACGCCGCTGCTCGACCGCGAGCTGGGCGAACGCCGCAACCGGCTCCCGTTCATCCTCTGCGAGTACGCCCACGCGATGGGCAACGGCCCCGGCGGGCTCACCGAGTACCAGCGGCTGTTCGAGACCCACGAGCGCTGCCAGGGCGGCTTCGTCTGGGAGTGGATCGACCACGGTCTGGCCCGCCGCACGCCCGACGGCCGGCGGTACTTCGCCTACGGCGGCGACTTCGGCGAGGAACTGCACGACGGCAACTTCGTCTGCGACGGACTGCTCTTCCCCGACCGCACGCCCTCCCCCGGCCTGGTCGAGTACAAGAAGGTGATCGAGCCGGTGCTCATCGAGGGCGACGGGGCGGCGGGCACGGCACGGGTCGTCAACCGCCACGACTTCGCCGATCTGTCCGGGCTCGCCTTCACCTGGTCCTACGAGGTCGACGGCGAGACGCTCGCCGCCGGCGAGTGGGAGGTGCCGCCGCTGAGCGCGGGCGCCGCCGCGGACCTCAAGCTCCCGGAGCCGCCGGTGACCGAGCGCACCGGCGAGGCCCAGTGGACGCTGCGGGCCTGCTTGGCCGCCGACACCGCCTGGGCGGCGGCGGGACACGAGGTGGCCTGGGCCCGGCTGCCCGCCCCGGCCCGGCCGCCCGCCCCGGTGATCGCCACGGCCGCCGCGCCGCGTCGCGCGGACGGCCGGATCACCCTCGGACCCGGCGTCTTCGACGCCGCCACCGGTGTTCTGACCGCCCTCGGGGACCTCCCGGTGACCGGCCCGCGGC
Coding sequences:
- a CDS encoding FUSC family protein, with the protein product MFTAPDPGRLRLRTSGRAVVGVALAVAVSALATGSLVAAIAGGLAALLALFTVTDATVGAQARTTVLLPVVGFPVLALAAVLHDHTLVRDAVFLVIVFAGVYARRWGPRGHALGVFAFMTFFMAQFLHAVPGQLPGLYAATVLALTASSLVRFGLWCIERGAPPPAVPAPPATRGLARPTTRQAFQAAFACGLALAVGQVVSHERWYWAVGAAWWIFVNTASRGETLVRGFRRIVGTVTGIVLGVFVAVPLHGATAPSAVLIAVCVFGIFYTAPLSYSWMMFFVTVMASLLYGLLGVLHLGLLGLRLAQTGVGALAAVIAVALVLPVTTHAATDAWIQRALHAVRAATAAAARRLAGETADGAAGSAETVPGGSVAVPVADPAPHVAELELLLGRVRLSLAPLLHPLSPLRARKARARRVMVLLDDCARQVRGLAELAADPHPDASRDARLTAACQRVEAAIHALVSGLETPGASPDAAATAPPAEAPHPASERALAHLHGLETALAGLAAPLRSNPRAPFVEAA
- a CDS encoding CsbD family protein, which translates into the protein MSKGKAKAKQVKGKLKETTGKATGDRSMQAEGKAEQVQGKTQEVAEDAAERARKGLKP
- a CDS encoding Lrp/AsnC family transcriptional regulator, with protein sequence MADSVDALDAKILRLLLEQPRTSAREYARLLGIARGTLQARLDRLERDGVITAYGPFLSPAALGHPVLAFIHVEVTQGHLEDVGDALAAVPEIIEAFSITGAGDLLTRAVARDNEHLEDIVQRIVRLPGVVRTRTEMALRERVPYRILPLVNAVGQAAGPATRHTP
- a CDS encoding extracellular solute-binding protein, which produces MPALPRVAALTCGLAVTVVALSACGTKEDSVSTDGKNAKTATSAEEMGGMNALITAAQQEGTLNAIALPRDWANYGQLIDGFQDQYGIEVKVENPNGSSQDEINAITSRKGRDNAPDVVDLGSSFAVGAADQGLLAPYRVADFDHIPETQKDAKARWYNDYGGYISIGCDAERITNCPKTFADLLKPEFTGKVALNGDPTKAGAAFAAVYAAALANGGSFENIQPGLDFFAELKRNGKYATVEPTPATIVAGQTPIIIDWDYLNVGYAQKLKAKGVDWQVEVPDDGEFAQYYSQAINKDAPHPAAARLWQEYVYSAEGQNTYLYGYARPALMTAMAKDGTLDRNAAAKLPPVIGVPSFPTEAQQAAAKQTLARGWREVASG
- a CDS encoding YjbQ family protein, with protein sequence MTQNFHTQVLDITTGTDEVVVDLTATCEAFLRERADGRDGLLNVFVPHATAGLAVLETGAGSDDDLLAALRELLPADDRWLHRHGSPGHGRDHVLPALVPPHATLPVVGGRLVLGTWQSVCLVDTNGDNPHRQVRLSFLG
- a CDS encoding FAD-dependent oxidoreductase; translation: MNDIAPGAREVDVVVIGAGQAGLSSAYHLRRVGYEPDRDFVVLDRSPRPGGAWQFRWPTLTYGKVHGMHALPGMELTEADPGRASSEVIGDYFDGYERAFDLRVHRPVDVFAVREGEGGRLLVETSEGTYAARALINATGTWERPFWPGYPGQADFRGRQVHTANYPGPEPFTGRRVIVVGGGTSAVQHLLEIAEVAAETTWVTRRPPAFREGPFTEDRGRTAVALVEDRVRQGLPPRSVVSVTGLAMTDAVRRGLADGVLDRLPMFDRITPSGVAWADGRTVDADVILWATGFRAVIDHLAPLRLREPGGGIALDGTRTRRDPRVHLVGYGPSASTVGANRAGRAAVRDIRALLSPSAGAGPARAASQPLRAAAV
- a CDS encoding (Fe-S)-binding protein; translation: MRVALFVTCVNDTLYPRTGRAVVTLLERLGVEVDFPAAQSCCGQPQYNTGYRHQAEPLVRRYAAAFRGYDYVVTPSGSCAAMVRDNYPRIGARAAAEGRGRELTEAAESAVPKTYELTEFLVDVLRVTDVGAYFPHTVTYHPTCHGLRLLGLRDRPRRLLAAVRGLKLVELPGAEECCGFGGTFAVKNAAVSAAMGADKARHIAATGAETVCTVDNSCRLHIGGTLARRGSPVRPVHLAEILASTEGDIW
- a CDS encoding lactate utilization protein B, with the protein product MPPRAAFPRAAAAAVGDARLRANLRHATHTIRAKRAAAVAELPDWELLRAAGAAIKDRTLRHLDHYLPRLEEAVTAAGGRVHWAADAAEANRIVVDLVRATGETEVVKVKSMATQEIGLNAALAREGITAYETDLAELIVQLGDDLPSHILVPAIHRNRGEIRDIFARRMGDWGRPAPEGLGDTPAELAEAARLHLREKFLTAKVGVSGANFMVAETGTMVVVESEGNGRMCLTLPETLISVVGVEKVVPTWRDLEVFLQLLPRSSTAERMNPYTSTWTGTTDGDGPHVFHLVLLDNGRTDALADTVGRQALRCIRCSACLNVCPVYERAGGHAYGSAYPGPIGAILTPQLRGTGTPLDASLPYASSLCGACYEVCPVAIDIPEVLVHLRERVVQGGQVTLRGTRTVIKPARGHAAERAALRAAAWAFDHPGVLRAGQRLAARTLRLHPRRLPGPGRAWSDSRALPEVPAESFRDWWLRTRGERDSHEQP
- a CDS encoding lactate utilization protein C, with amino-acid sequence MSSRDLILARIRRALTDVPRSETPADVPVDRGYARTHGERTAAERVALLAENLADYRARVHRTDAAGLPGLLARLLADRGARTVLVPAGLPTDWLAKTGSGTGSASGAGAGAEPGSGSGTARRVVDAAERTPRELAAVDSVVTGCAVAIAETGTLVLDGGPDQGRRRVSLVPDHHVCVVRVPEQVVDSVPQALDRLDPARPLTWISGPSATSDIELNRVEGVHGPRTLDVILVAD
- a CDS encoding glycoside hydrolase family 2 TIM barrel-domain containing protein, producing MSRSPDQQPAPALRYYEDVSPGSGTLPPRAWHAASSAPRLSLNGTWRFRLAPSADAEDDSFARPGYDASDWDELAVPGHWVLQGHGSPAYTNTGYPFPVDPPRTPDENPTGDHRRVFDLPADWPAAGAATLRFEGVESCARVWLNGAELGTFQGSRLPHEFAVGHLLRPRGNVLAVRVHQWSAGSYLEDQDQWWLPGIFRDVALEHRPEGAVRDVFVHASYDHTTGTGTLRVDAEPGGRVSVPELGLELAAGERATAPVEPWTAETPRLYAAELTTAGERVPLRLGFRTVAVEGGLLTVNGRRVLLRGVNRHEFQPERGRALDPETMRRDVELMKRHNINAVRTSHYPPHPAFLDLCDELGLWVIDECDLETHGFHAVGWRGNPVDDDRWTPALLDRAARMVERDKNHPSVIMWSLGNECGTGRGLTAMARWIRERDPDRLVHYEGDLSCRDTDVYSRMYAPHEEVERIGRRAETPLLDRELGERRNRLPFILCEYAHAMGNGPGGLTEYQRLFETHERCQGGFVWEWIDHGLARRTPDGRRYFAYGGDFGEELHDGNFVCDGLLFPDRTPSPGLVEYKKVIEPVLIEGDGAAGTARVVNRHDFADLSGLAFTWSYEVDGETLAAGEWEVPPLSAGAAADLKLPEPPVTERTGEAQWTLRACLAADTAWAAAGHEVAWARLPAPARPPAPVIATAAAPRRADGRITLGPGVFDAATGVLTALGDLPVTGPRLDVWRAPTDNDNGAPWQPEERYGLIWRGLGLHRMRHRVDAVETTDTTLTVRSRVAPAATDLALAVRYRWTATADRLRLAVSVVPEGDWSCPLPRLGVRLGVPASCGHARWYGGGPGEAYPDTRAAARVARWELSVDAMQTPYVRPQENGARADVRWAELTEPSGRGLRIEGRPVFWFTARRWTSERLEAAEHTPDLLPSPDTVWVNLDHGQHGIGSQSCGPGVLPRYRLEAAPAEFSFTFSTLG